One Nicotiana tomentosiformis chromosome 4, ASM39032v3, whole genome shotgun sequence genomic window carries:
- the LOC104113908 gene encoding probable receptor-like protein kinase At1g11050, whose translation MKLNSKFPSYMLFFISFSFPFSYALNSSSCPINFDYIETCKWDTSLCTEVSLEKSCCQTLRSLFGIGLAQHLKETSMFYLPNENAVVSCVSDFKAKLSSMSMSISQSFVSQCMNETNEFVVKPSSCGGIVTIKDWMEKVGPSSLLDSSCTGDLGGLTRCSLCVDAGLKVNSYLVSLNPNSTTNNRCFYFTVLYAAAMVNEFGPKDPRTASCVLALPLANKARGSRNLSRETLLKLVFGFLGAFLGILGAIGIIIIHKKWDKKRKQDALHQGYVTSVRSQILPNTGAKWFQVGELEQATNGFSQRNMIGQGGSGTVYKGTLSDGTLIAVKKILDMDCKGDEEFINEAEIISKIRHRNLLPLRGFCVTSDNLNGKGRYLVYDFMPNGSLDDHLFNAGTKRLSWPQRKNIIIDVAKGLAYLHYGIKPSIYHRDIKATNILVDMDMKARVADFGLAKQSKEGQTHLTTRVAGTYGYLAPEYALYGQLTEKSDVYSFGIVILEIMSGRRVLDATNSSALLITDWAWTMVKSRNVEGVFDVSIREEGPKRVMERFVHVGILCAHVMVGLRPTIEDALKMLEGDIDIPRLPDRPLPLGFESFESYSLHSDRLRDSSISSSSNSLSRFIHT comes from the coding sequence ATGAAACTCAACTCCAAATTTCCCTCTTACATGCTCTTCTTCatctcattttcttttcctttctcctATGCTTTGAATTCTTCTTCATGTCCAATCAACTTTGATTACATAGAAACCTGCAAATGGGACACTTCTTTATGCACAGAAGTGTCTTTAGAGAAGAGCTGCTGCCAAACTCTCCGTAGTCTCTTTGGAATAGGACTCGCTCAACACCTCAAAGAAACATCCATGTTTTATCTCCCAAACGAAAATGCTGTCGTTTCGTGCGTTTCAGACTTCAAGGCCAAGCTTTCTTCCATGTCCATGTCCATTTCTCAATCTTTTGTCTCTCAGTGCATGAATGAGACTAATGAATTCGTCGTTAAGCCTTCGAGTTGTGGAGGGATTGTCACAATTAAAGATTGGATGGAAAAAGTTGGTCCAAGTAGTCTACTTGACTCATCTTGTACTGGTGATCTTGGAGGGCTTACTAGGTGCAGCTTGTGTGTTGATGCTGGTTTGAAGGTAAACAGTTATTTGGTTTCTTTGAATCCGAATTCGACTACGAATAATAGGTGTTTCTATTTCACTGTACTTTATGCTGCTGCTATGGTTAATGAATTTGGACCTAAGGATCCAAGAACTGCTAGTTGTGTTCTTGCCTTGCCCTTGGCTAACAAGGCTAGAGGATCGCGCAATCTTAGCAGAGAGACTCTGTTAAAATTggtttttggatttttgggtGCTTTCTTGGGGATTTTGGGTGCTATaggtattattattattcacaagAAATGGGATAAGAAGAGAAAGCAAGATGCATTACATCAAGGGTATGTGACTAGTGTTAGATCCCAAATTTTGCCCAACACTGGTGCTAAGTGGTTTCAAGTAGGAGAGCTTGAACAAGCCACAAATGGATTCTCCCAAAGAAATATGATAGGCCAAGGAGGGAGTGGAACTGTCTATAAAGGGACACTTTCTGATGGTACCTTAATCGCCGTGAAGAAAATTCTTGATATGGATTGTAAGGGTGATGAGGAGTTTATTAATGAAGCAGAGATTATAAGCAAGATTAGGCATAGAAATCTTCTTCCTTTAAGAGGGTTTTGTGTCACAAGTGATAATTTGAATGGCAAAGGGAGATATTTGGTGTATGATTTCATGCCAAATGGTAGCTTAGATGATCATCTATTCAACGCTGGAACGAAACGATTATCTTGGCCTCAACGAAAGAACATAATAATCGATGTGGCTAAAGGGCTTGCTTATTTGCATTATGGAATCAAACCTTCAATTTACCACCGCGATATAAAGGCCACGAATATACTAGTGGACATGGACATGAAGGCAAGAGTTGCAGATTTCGGATTAGCTAAGCAAAGCAAAGAAGGACAAACTCATCTTACAACAAGGGTGGCTGGCACATATGGATATCTAGCACCTGAATATGCACTTTACGGGCAATTGACAGAGAAGAGCGATGTTTATAGCTTTGGCATCGTGATCCTCGAGATCATGAGTGGAAGGAGAGTTCTTGATGCGACGAATTCTTCTGCACTGTTGATCACTGACTGGGCATGGACAATGGTCAAATCAAGAAATGTAGAAGGCGTTTTCGACGTGTCAATAAGGGAGGAAGGGCCAAAGAGAGTAATGGAGAGATTTGTTCATGTTGGTATACTTTGTGCTCATGTTATGGTAGGTCTAAGACCAACAATTGAAGATGCTTTGAAAATGCTTGAGGGTGACATTGACATTCCAAGATTACCTGATAGGCCACTGCCCCTTGGCTTTGAGTCATTTGAATCATATTCCTTACACAGTGATAGACTCAGGGATAGTTCAATTAGCAGCAGCAGTAACAGCTTATCAAGGTTTATACATACATAG